Part of the Leishmania infantum JPCM5 genome chromosome 34 genome, cgccatcTATAGGATGGGCAGAGTATCACCGTGTCTCGAACGTACCCCacacccccggccctcacactgtCCCACTGGCGGGTGAGCCTGAAAGCCACCCCGAGGAGGGTTGCGCCAAGTGTGGCGcccggcatgatgggggagcggctgtgaaACGACCTGCTCAGCGGATGGTAGGTGGAGTTTGAGGCAGGGTCCGTGCTTTCAGATTGGCTGCACCGGCATTTCTGCAATGCTCAGCTACCACCTctgcgcgccatcgcgaTGTGTCCTTATGGCAAAGGGGTGGGGCTGAGCTCATGCCGTATGAAAGCGATTTGAACACGTCGAAAGACgggaaaggggaaaaaaaaaacgacggTGTTTCCTCACGAATGTGTGAAATGATTCGTGCAGTGTGGGCGTGGGCATGTTGTTTCCTGTTGTCTTGGTTATTTGTTGAGCGTCCATAACGCTCCATCGTGCGCCTCCACGCAATGTCGGCGGTGATACGCTTAAAtggcttgtgtgtgtttctgtgAAAGAAGAATGAAGAGAAGCACGCGTGTAAGATATCCGCGGCGCGCATCAGGATGAATAGGGGGCATGTCGACTGAGTAAAACCCGAAGAGATAGAACAAGGCGGCCCACTCTGCATGGCATGCCGGCTGTTTCTCtgcgtcttcctcctctcttcagCCTCCGGcccgcacgcatgcgcgcgggAGCCGGTTTTGCCGCTGTAGAGGTGTTGCAGTTACTTTTTGTCTGCCATAGTCGTTTTCAAATAGGGCCGAGGCCTGCCCGCTGGTGCCTGAAGCCTTTCTTGCTCCCAATCCTGTGTACGTCTCACATGCCACAAGGTTTTTCTGGGCGTTGCTGTGGCCCTGCCCCACGCACCGGTAACGCGGCCTGACCTTCTAgacttctccctctcgcttttCCTTGCTCCTCATCTGTAAATGAGCGACCTCTCGCCCACCACACCAGCAGTACAAGCTGCAAAGCCGTGCGGCGCCTCTTGTCGGCGGGGGCTCATCTAAGCACATGCGCTTCAGAAAGTCACGGACTAAActcgcacgtgcgcgcacctGACCTGTCTCCTTTCGTTGCTTCTCCGTTGTGTAATGGAAAGCGTACGGTCAAACTGCGCTGGAACCCTCACAAGTCTGTATCCCTCACTCTCCTTGGCTGTCTGCTTTACCTGCGACACGCTCTTCTCTCGTCATCACTCTTTTCCCTTCACGCCACTTACATGTtgatgcgcgcgtgtgtgcgtggctgcgAGTGTATTTATCTTTGCAGTGTCCATTTCCAGTGGTGTGATGAACCAtgtttctctccctctcatgGGGCTACCTCGCCACTCGTCAGCGTTTTGGAGTAACGCTGGAAGTACGATGATGTATGTGAGGGATGCTCGCTTCCGGGCAATTTTTGTTTTGCGAGGAAGAGTGATGATAAGTATGTGTTTGTCCTGGTGCATCGCTGCATGTCACTCTGTGCACCGGCCTATGCCGCCTTCCCTTCGTTGTTGAccctctgcctctttttctctcgtcCGACTCCTGCTTTCCTCTGGACATGTTGTGCGTGAGGGAAGCGACGTGGAGCTTGGGTGTTTGATtgggtatgtgtgtgtgtgtgtgtatgcgtgttaCATGGGGTCTGTATTTGATCTGCAACGGTTTAGGTGGCGCGCACGGTTCCTCGAGTGTAGCCGCGAATACAGCAAGCCTCCTGGAGTTTCCCTTGGTATCCGAGTCTCCGCTATACGGTTCTGGCTGACGCCTGGCACCCGCAGAAAACCGCGTAAAAGCTGCCTCGTGAGAAGCATGGCATGGAGCGTTTCCTCCGGACTCTCTCTTTTGATAGCCCTCGCTGCGGACTGTGAGCTTTTGTGGCCAGGACACAACGGCATGTAAAATGCACCTGCTCCTTGAGGGATGCCGTTGCCAGGGGGAGGGACCGAGGTTCTCAAGGGCATAACCCTTCTAACTCAACACCATGGCTTAAAACCCGTGCAACCTATGTCCTTTTGCTATCTGTCTTTTCTGaaccgccacacacacgaacatCATTTGCGGCTTCACTGTTGCCGTCCACACGCCTACGCACGGGCACACCCATGCACCTGTCTTATTGATTTCCCACTCACATCGTACCCCATCAGTCAGCAGTGCgctccccgcctcctccccctcccccgccagCCCCCACTTTcttcgcagccgcagaggcACCAAGCCAAATCGGAACGAAAGACGGTTTACTTTTATTTCGCGTCTCAAATCGTCCTCAGTGGgtcttttgtgtgtgcgtgtgtgtgcgtgtgtgtgcgtgcttgtccctctttccctctaCCGCGTTCTTGCGACTTAAACAGGAGGGGGGCCGTATCACCTCTTtcctccccgccccgccgcgCCCCGGTGTGTTGCcggcgttttttttttccattcctgttcttttttttttggttttgTACCTCTTGTCTGCGCCATATTTTTGCTCGTTGTGGGCGCGTTGCGCTAACGAAGAAGACAAGCAAAACAAACTTCGGATAAAGCAgcacgaaacaaaaaaggagaCGCCTTTCCGTGTCTGCGGGGGTGACTGCCCGTCTTGTTGCGTTGGTCTGTCGTCACATTTATTTTTTCCCCGTTGGCGTTTACTTgtacctcccctcccttACACCCTTGACTCTAACAACAGCattttttgtgtgtttcaTTTATTTATTTTTTGgtgtgtttgtttgtgtCTCTTGCTCCATCTACTTACCCTTTCGTCCCACTGTGTCAACTGCGCACTCTTCATCTCTACGAACCTCGCCCACATATAGGTACTCCTCTTCGCTGTTTCTGCTGTCACCGTGACAGCATCCGCCGCATCATGAAGGTGGAGAATAGCAAGATGGGGGTGAAGCGAGAGCAGAGCCACTCCAATGAGGATGAAGAAATCAACGAGGAGGACCTGAACTGGTGGGAGCAGGAAAACCTCCGTATCGCCATGAAGGGCGAGCGTCGCTGGGAGACGCTGGCCCACAACGGCGTCCTTTTTCCACCCGAGTACGAGCCCCACGGCATCCCCATCTTCTACGACGGACGCGAGTTCAAGATGAcgccggaggaggaagaggtggcgaCGATGTTCGCCGTGATGAAGGAGCACGACTACTACCGTATGGAGGTGTTCCGGCGCAACTTCTTCGAAAGCTGGCGCGAGATCCTGGACAAGCGCCAGCACCCCATCCGTCGCCTGGAGCTCTGCGACTTCGAGCCCATTTATCAGTGgcacctcgtccagcgggaaAAGAAGCTCAGCCGGacgaaagaagaaaagaaggccATCAAGGAGAAGCAGGACGCGGAGGCAGAACCGTACCGATACTGCGTGTGGGACGGGCGTCGCGAGCAGGTGGCGAATTTCCGCGTTGAGCCGCCGGGACTGTTCCGCGGACGCGGCAAGCACCCGCTAATGGGCAAGCTGaaggtgcgcgtgcagccggAGGACATTACAATCAATATTGGCGAGACGGCTgaggtgccggtgccgcctgcgGGGCACAAATGGGCTGCTGTGCAGCACGACCACACCGTGACGTGGCTTGCCATGTGGCGCGACAGCGTGGCTGGAAACATGAAGTACGTCATGCTCGCCCCGTCTTCCAGTGTCAAGGGACAGTCCGACATGGTGAAGTTCGAGAAGGCACGCAAGCTCAAAGACAAAGTGGATGACATTCGCGCATCCTACATGGAGGATTTCAAGTCCAATGATTTgcacgtggcgcagcgggccgTCGCCATGTACTTTATTGACCGCCTCGCCCTCCGCGTTGGTAATGAGAagggcgaggacgaggcggatACGGTGGGTTGCTGCTCGCTGCGTGTGGAGCACATCCAGCTCATGCCGGACAACATCGTGCGGTTCGACTTCCTGGGCAAGGACTCGATCCGCTACCAGAACGatgtggcggtgctgccggagGTGTACGCGCTACTGCAGCGTTTCACTCGTCGTAAGTCGCCGGGCATGGACATCTTTGACCAGCTCAACCCCACGCAGCTGAATGACCACCTCAAGTCCTTCATGGACGGCCTCTCTGCCAAGGTGTTCCGTACCTACAATGCCTCCATCACCCTCGATCGGTGGTTCAAAGAAAAGCCGGTCGACCCCAAATGGTCCACCGCGGACAAGCTGGCCTACTTCAACAAGGCGAACACCGAGGTGGCCATTCTGTGCAACCATCAGAAGTCCGTCTCGAAGAACTTCAAGTTGCAGATGATGCAGCTGACCACCAAGTCCGAGTACACCCGCAAGACGATTGAGCTcctggagaaggcggaggtgaCCGCCAAGAAGAAGTCGGTCGAGGAGGCTGCGAAGGAGTTTCTggaggagcaggaccgcATGCAGCGCGAGTGGCTGGAGAGCTACGGCACGGAGGAGCAGAAGAAGGAGTTCGAGGAGATCGTGGCAaagcgtgcggcgccgcgcgtgcgGTCTGAGAAGAAGAAATCCACGTCGGGCGCCAAGAAGGCCGAGTCCGCATCTGGCAAGAAGAGGGCCGCCAAAAAGAAGAAGTCTGCCAAGAAGGGTGGAAAGGTGTTGAGCAAGAAGGCAGCAAGCAAGTCGTCCAAGAAGGCGCCAAAGAAGttgaaggaggaggacgaggacgacgtgCCGCTCGTGAGCATGGCAGCCAAGACGAAGAAGACGGCTGGCGtcaagcggcagcgcgccaacAAGGTGGTCAGTGACGACGATGATGTGCCTCTTGCAGCTTTGAGGGTGTAGGTACGAGTACTGCACCGCGTAAGACAAGGAAAAGGGAGCGAAGAAGCACGCCTACACTCGCCAACCCGGAGGGATGAGTGCGGTGCTGTGTTGAGTGTGTTGCATTTCGGTGTCTTTTATATGGTCGTGTGTGTATAACGTCGTCGATGCTCTCAGCGGTTTACTCCCGTGTGCACATTCACAAGTGACTCCGTTCGTCTGTCGGTGTTGGAGTGCGTATGGTCGTTGTGGCGGTGGTTCTCTGGATCCGCATGCGTTTGTGCTTGCttattgtgtgtgtgtgtgtgtgtgtgtgtagaggTGTGTCTGCTTCATCTGATCCCCTGtgccccgcccctcccccggcCTCTAGGCCCCTGTCCCTCTTGTGTTCTCGTTCGCGCCCCCTTGTGTGTTAGGCGGGCTCTCAACCTCTGAAGTTCGGACTCGGCTGTCGCGTGCCCTACTGgttgtgtatgtgcgtgtacgtgtgtgtatgtgcttgCTAGCGCGTGCGCGAATCACCCAGTCTCTTGTTAGCTGCCACCAGCCACTACTCACGGAAAAGTGGGCCAAACGAAAGTGAGGCACAGCATGTAGGGGCGTCCCCTTGTAGACGCGCGCGTCGCCTGGTTGGTACCGTTGCAAACCGTTGCACATATGGAGGTTCTGAACGtcatcgttttttttttttggtggtgtggggagcctcGCATGCGTCTCTGGGTATCTATAAGTGTCTCCGTTTGTTTTCCTCCTCCACTGTTCGACGTTTTGCTGTTGTCTACCTGCGCACAGCGTATACTTGTGTGCGCCCGCCTTTTTACTTATCctcgccgtcaccgctgccacgaTGCGAGGGCGTGTcgcggagaagagagggggagggccaATGTCGACCATCTCAATAGAGTAAGGCGAGCGAAGGACAAAGCCATACACGTTCTCCAGGGCCGCTACTTTGCGTCACCATGTACATTGCCAGGAGGAGTACCTGAACACGTGGGTGGACAAGACGTCCGCCGTGGCGCTACCTGGAACACGTCGCTGCCAGTGCGGCGGATATGGTGAGTGGGAAGAAGAAGCCTTGAAACTCCGAGCCTACCGACTCCTCACGTTTGTTTTACGAATGCCCGCtatccctcccccctccccctccgttCCGTCGTCTTGACGTCTCCGTGAattccttcgccctctcttGAAGTTGCAGCCCGGTGAATGAGTCTACCCTGgtgtggcgccggcgctgcctaTCCAAGGCACGAAAGACCGCAGTcccatacacacgcacacgcaaaccCGTTCAGACAAGCGCGTCACCGCAGAGCCGCTTTGCTGAGCCgcggcatgcgtgtgtggtgaTGGTTTGctttctgtgtgtatgtgtgtgtgcgtgtgctgcttgTGCCACTTCTTATTCTCCTCACGTTGGCTCTCATAGAAACAGTGGTGGTGACCAAAACTGCAGCGTACCTCTGCGCTCCCGCGCCTCCTCACATAGAGATAGACAGGAAACGGCACTGCCAACGTGGTGAGGTAGTTTTGCGAGCTGCAGTCGCGCTTCTACCTCCGCCCTCGCAGTTCGccgccgttttttttttttttcggggggggggagtggtGGTGTTGCCGACGTTGTTTTTGTTCCCCTCTTTCATTGCGGCCGTTGGTGTGGCGGTATCCATGTCGAGTGTGACGCTGTCCTCCGCAGTGCGGGCGAACCCGCGCCTCGTTAGCTCGTCGTTGGACAAGATGACCTGCAACGCACAGGGAATCACCGTGGTGGACATTTACCCCTCTGTGTTGTCGGCCCTGACGGCGAAGGGTGCACCTGTAAGCGTCGCCGAGAGTGTTCGCGTGTTTGTGCAAGCTGCCCGGTGCAGCcgtcgcgcgcagcgcctgaGCACCGAGGACAATGGGGACCGTGTCCAGCATAGGCCGGCCGCCTCCCCTGGCCCTGCCGTCACCACTGGtgtgggcagcagcaactcgcCGGTCGAGAAAGAGAAATCGGCAGCCAACGAGGACTCCTACTTGAATTGCTTCAATGTGGGTATTGCCATGAGTCTGCACacggtgctgctctcgcgCAACCGCATCTCGAGCTTGCTCGGCATAGTGCAGTTCAGGCACTGCGTTTGTCTGTCACTGCTGGGCAACCGCATTCGCACCATCGAGGATTGCGAGCCACTCGCCATGCTGCCTGATTTGCAATATCTTTCCCTGGAGTACAACCCGGTGGCACGGCTACCGCACTACCGCGCGCATCTACTTCGAATCTGCTCGTGGCCGCAAGAGTTGTCCCCCAGCACCTGCCGTCTGCGCAAACTagacagcgctgccgtcacCACGGCAGAGTTGAAACACGCCGCGTTGTGTCTTCTGCGGGaatcggcgctgctgccggagcTGCTCTACCGCATGCAGCTCCTGGCATTTCTGGTGGACATCGAAAACCGtcagcggctgcaccgcgaACTTCGTCTGCGCGGTCACGTCTTGCATGACTTGGGCGAACAGGCAAgtgtggagctgctgctggaacGAGGggtggcgcacgcgctgtcCCGGGTCGGGGTTGCAGGGGCGGCGCACATGGCTCGCCAGCTTGTGCGCGATCATCGTCGCCTGTGCGCGACCTCGCCTTCTCCGAGCGAGAACAGCAGTGCGCATCTGGCCCGAGCACAGgcaccacacgcgcacacgcacacaggcgtCACAGAGGAGAAAGGCGTGTGTGAGGCTGTTGACGAGAAAAGTGGCAGGGCAGCCGACGTCAGGACCACCAGAGTCACGAACTTCGCATCTGATACGATAGACCCGAGCGAGATTGCGAGCGtcagcaccgtctcctcctgctcACTGCTTTCAAGCACCTCATCCAGTGGCGCGAGTGTGCTGCAGTCGCTGTCGCATCTGCTTGCAAGCAAAGAGCTGGACTGGAGTCGGAGGTCCttgcgccgcgccgacgccacggAGGCTGCTGCTACGTGCAAGGCTTGGTCGAAGGACGCGTTCCGACA contains:
- a CDS encoding DNA topoisomerase IB, large subunit — protein: MKVENSKMGVKREQSHSNEDEEINEEDLNWWEQENLRIAMKGERRWETLAHNGVLFPPEYEPHGIPIFYDGREFKMTPEEEEVATMFAVMKEHDYYRMEVFRRNFFESWREILDKRQHPIRRLELCDFEPIYQWHLVQREKKLSRTKEEKKAIKEKQDAEAEPYRYCVWDGRREQVANFRVEPPGLFRGRGKHPLMGKLKVRVQPEDITINIGETAEVPVPPAGHKWAAVQHDHTVTWLAMWRDSVAGNMKYVMLAPSSSVKGQSDMVKFEKARKLKDKVDDIRASYMEDFKSNDLHVAQRAVAMYFIDRLALRVGNEKGEDEADTVGCCSLRVEHIQLMPDNIVRFDFLGKDSIRYQNDVAVLPEVYALLQRFTRRKSPGMDIFDQLNPTQLNDHLKSFMDGLSAKVFRTYNASITLDRWFKEKPVDPKWSTADKLAYFNKANTEVAILCNHQKSVSKNFKLQMMQLTTKSEYTRKTIELLEKAEVTAKKKSVEEAAKEFLEEQDRMQREWLESYGTEEQKKEFEEIVAKRAAPRVRSEKKKSTSGAKKAESASGKKRAAKKKKSAKKGGKVLSKKAASKSSKKAPKKLKEEDEDDVPLVSMAAKTKKTAGVKRQRANKVVSDDDDVPLAALRV